GACGCCATCATTACAAATATTTTTGGTTCATTTACATTAAAGTATTCCATAAAAAATGGAATTAATGGTTTAAAATATGATTTAAAAAAACTTGTAAAAAAATTTGTAAATGTTATATATATAGCTAGTGGTTCCATTATACCTCCAATAAATCTTTTTTATTTTCCTTGCACATTTCTATTATACTTTCTATAGATTCGCTACATTCTGAAGGAAGTTTATCAATTCCTCCTCTTTCAGTTTCACGAGATATTATAAATTCTAATCTTTTTTTCATAGATTTCACAAAATTATTCACATACTCTTTATCTTCCATATTGGGAATATACCCTTCAATATCAATTATATCAATATTTTTTGTCCATTTTTTAAACTCTGCTTTACCTTCAACCACTAATTCTATAGATGATAATGTAATTTCTTTTGTTATTTTTTTATTTAGAAAATATCCTGTATTTAATATATAACAACTAACACCTTTTTCAAATAATTTTTTAAAACTATAATAATCCTCAGATAAAGGATATGTTCTAAATGGATTTGCATATGGTTCAAACACTAACGCGTCTGGATCTACTCCATCTGCTAGTTTTTCTGCAGATGTTCTTTTTGTCGCCAATGTTGCTCCTAATGTTGAAGCTAAAATAGGATCATTAACTTTAACAATTGGAGGCAATACTGGATCTTTCATTAACCAAAATATTGCGTTTATTGGTTCTTCAATCTTATATACTCTATTAGGAGACCATAATTTTGACTTTAATGCTCTTCCATTTCCATTTCTAATATCTTCAGTAACTGGAATTACTCTGCCTTCTTCATCAAGAGTTGCTCCACAATTTTGAATAGTTAATAGATATTTATTATCTTCTGAATTTGCTGGATAATCAGATGTTTTGTCGAAATAAGAGGGTTCCAGTGAAATTGTTGAACCATCTGCCATAGATATTATAAACGCATCATCATGCAAAACAGTTATATTATATTTTCCATTGTGTTTTGCATGAGTTAATGTAGATTTTCCTGAACCTGACAATCCAAAAAAAGCAGCTACA
This is a stretch of genomic DNA from Marinitoga sp. 38H-ov. It encodes these proteins:
- a CDS encoding phosphoenolpyruvate carboxykinase (ATP) → MATRSFFTKDEISSSNPIFSRIRTTIETAFYRNNVVKVDSPKEAYKLAKNSPGTIITDINVYKPELLALDEGTKILIFNDGAITGRYAAGRRIIGEPGVDENKYAEIIREAVYNTRFKKMYHAISFTGLHEDFIVKNHLLIPEGHENILYNWLLNFQPLTVDFIKIYEKSRMLNEGDIYIFSDPDWKHPDFPLGLSFFDPQHNCAAILGMRYFGEFKKGTLTLGWGTANRNGYASCHGGLKKYTLKNNETFVAAFFGLSGSGKSTLTHAKHNGKYNITVLHDDAFIISMADGSTISLEPSYFDKTSDYPANSEDNKYLLTIQNCGATLDEEGRVIPVTEDIRNGNGRALKSKLWSPNRVYKIEEPINAIFWLMKDPVLPPIVKVNDPILASTLGATLATKRTSAEKLADGVDPDALVFEPYANPFRTYPLSEDYYSFKKLFEKGVSCYILNTGYFLNKKITKEITLSSIELVVEGKAEFKKWTKNIDIIDIEGYIPNMEDKEYVNNFVKSMKKRLEFIISRETERGGIDKLPSECSESIESIIEMCKENKKDLLEV